One region of Mycolicibacterium lutetiense genomic DNA includes:
- a CDS encoding alpha/beta fold hydrolase, with product MGFRYDPRQRPAQPPAPAADAFTIHTSGVAEGVSLAYVREGIGGVPLLLVHGYPETKRIWWRNIEALAAAGFEVIVPDLRGMGDSSIPPDDQHDIVTYSRDLYALVHDQLGHESCLIAASDVGAVVSIDLIHRYPGFVSRFCAFNTVPPMAVDYSGIGTQHPGSVGGAADPTGDYRWMQGAFPDELAAMLPTPEARRQWVAAMYTNRLWGAAYAFTQSDVDFMTEPFGEEARLRAGWASYQLAYGRAMAEIPLMAAVEVPTLVLYGPDDHVVGEDFVPRTERAFLNRIGPLVIPGAGHFLQWERADIFNRLVPAVFGDVIVNHRPAAPESTRPASV from the coding sequence GTGGGCTTCCGTTACGACCCGCGTCAGCGTCCGGCGCAACCTCCGGCGCCTGCCGCTGACGCGTTCACCATCCACACTTCCGGTGTCGCCGAAGGGGTTTCGCTGGCGTACGTCCGTGAGGGCATCGGCGGTGTGCCGCTTCTGCTGGTGCACGGGTATCCCGAGACCAAGCGGATCTGGTGGCGCAACATCGAGGCGCTGGCCGCGGCTGGCTTCGAGGTGATCGTCCCGGACCTGCGCGGTATGGGCGACAGCTCGATCCCACCCGACGATCAGCACGACATCGTCACGTACTCCCGCGACCTGTACGCGTTGGTCCATGACCAGCTCGGACACGAGTCCTGCCTGATCGCAGCGAGCGATGTCGGCGCCGTGGTCAGCATCGACCTGATCCACCGGTATCCCGGATTCGTCAGTCGTTTCTGTGCTTTCAACACCGTGCCGCCGATGGCCGTCGACTACTCGGGCATCGGCACGCAACATCCCGGCTCGGTGGGCGGCGCGGCCGACCCCACCGGTGATTATCGGTGGATGCAAGGCGCCTTCCCCGATGAGCTTGCCGCGATGCTGCCTACGCCGGAAGCGCGCAGGCAGTGGGTCGCGGCGATGTACACCAATCGGTTGTGGGGTGCGGCCTATGCGTTCACTCAGTCCGACGTGGACTTCATGACCGAACCGTTCGGCGAGGAGGCGCGGCTACGGGCCGGCTGGGCGTCCTACCAACTTGCCTACGGTCGTGCCATGGCCGAGATCCCGCTGATGGCTGCGGTCGAGGTGCCCACCCTGGTGCTCTACGGTCCCGACGATCATGTGGTCGGTGAGGATTTCGTTCCGCGTACCGAACGCGCGTTTCTCAATCGCATTGGGCCGTTGGTGATTCCGGGTGCCGGTCACTTCCTGCAGTGGGAGCGCGCCGATATCTTCAACCGGCTGGTCCCCGCGGTGTTCGGCGATGTCATCGTCAACCATCGGCCGGCTGCGCCAGAATCGACCCGCCCAGCCAGCGTCTGA
- a CDS encoding N-acyl-D-amino-acid deacylase family protein, which yields MFDLKITGGTVVDGTGSDRFTADVAIKDGKIVEVHRRSAHDPALAGDAAETIDATGKIVAPGFVDIHTHYDGQVSWDAVLEPSSNHGVTTVVAGNCGVGFAPVRPGQEEWLISLMEGVEDIPGTALTEGMTWGWETFGEYLDVIGKRELAVDMGTQIAHGAIRAYAMGDRGARNEPATPDDIKAMAALVQEAIEAGALGFSSSRTIAHTAMDGEPVPGTFAAEDELFALGRAAAAGKAAVFELAPQGAAGEDIVAPKKELDWMRRLGEEIDCAMSFALIQVDADPNLWREQLDLSAAAHQAGSRLFPQVAARPFGMLLGFPGHHAFTHRPTYRRLQAECTREELAERLADPKVRAAILAEEDLPIDPNKLFDGMFMLAQNVANRLYHLGEVPDYEPTDERTVAAIAKQRGLDPLAAMYDLMLEANAGAMLMYPMFNYSDGNHDAIREMLTHPAGVLGLSDGGAHCSMICDASYPTFLLTHWARDRHRGEKLSLEYVIRKQSHDTAQLYGMSDRGVISVGKKADVNVIDLDALTLHAPRMAYDLPAGGKRLVQGASGYDATIVSGAVTRRHGVDTGARPGRLVRGTR from the coding sequence GTGTTCGATCTCAAAATCACCGGTGGCACGGTCGTCGACGGAACCGGTTCCGACCGGTTCACCGCCGATGTCGCGATCAAGGACGGAAAGATCGTCGAAGTGCACCGGCGAAGCGCCCACGACCCGGCCCTGGCCGGCGACGCAGCCGAAACCATCGATGCCACAGGCAAGATCGTCGCCCCCGGTTTCGTCGACATCCACACCCATTACGACGGCCAGGTCTCCTGGGACGCCGTACTCGAACCGTCCAGCAACCACGGTGTCACGACCGTGGTCGCGGGCAACTGCGGTGTCGGATTCGCACCGGTCCGGCCCGGCCAGGAGGAGTGGCTGATCTCCCTGATGGAGGGCGTCGAGGACATTCCCGGCACGGCCCTGACCGAGGGAATGACCTGGGGCTGGGAGACCTTCGGTGAGTATCTGGACGTGATCGGCAAGCGCGAGCTCGCCGTCGATATGGGCACCCAGATCGCCCACGGCGCGATCCGGGCGTACGCGATGGGGGACCGCGGCGCCCGCAACGAACCGGCCACGCCCGACGACATCAAGGCCATGGCTGCCCTGGTGCAAGAGGCGATCGAGGCTGGGGCGCTGGGCTTTTCATCTTCGCGCACCATCGCGCACACCGCCATGGACGGCGAGCCGGTGCCCGGCACCTTTGCCGCCGAAGACGAGCTGTTTGCCCTGGGCCGGGCCGCCGCTGCCGGTAAGGCCGCGGTGTTCGAGCTCGCCCCGCAGGGCGCGGCGGGCGAGGACATCGTCGCACCCAAGAAGGAACTCGACTGGATGCGCCGGCTCGGCGAGGAAATCGACTGCGCGATGAGCTTCGCGCTGATCCAGGTCGATGCCGACCCCAATCTGTGGCGCGAGCAGCTCGACCTGTCGGCGGCCGCACATCAGGCCGGTAGCCGGTTGTTCCCGCAGGTGGCGGCGCGCCCGTTCGGCATGCTGCTGGGCTTCCCGGGCCATCACGCCTTCACCCACCGTCCGACCTACCGGCGGCTGCAGGCCGAATGCACGCGCGAGGAACTGGCGGAGCGGCTCGCGGACCCGAAGGTGCGTGCCGCGATCCTGGCCGAGGAAGACCTGCCGATCGACCCGAACAAGCTGTTCGACGGCATGTTCATGCTGGCCCAGAACGTGGCCAACCGGCTGTACCACCTCGGCGAGGTGCCGGATTACGAACCGACCGACGAGCGCACCGTTGCGGCGATCGCCAAACAGCGCGGTCTGGACCCGCTGGCCGCGATGTACGACCTGATGCTCGAGGCCAATGCCGGCGCCATGCTGATGTACCCCATGTTCAACTACTCCGACGGCAACCACGATGCGATCCGCGAGATGCTGACTCACCCGGCGGGCGTGCTGGGCCTGTCCGACGGTGGCGCGCACTGCAGCATGATCTGCGATGCCTCGTACCCGACGTTCCTGTTGACGCACTGGGCCCGTGACCGTCATCGTGGCGAGAAACTGTCGCTGGAGTACGTGATCCGCAAGCAGTCGCACGACACCGCGCAGCTCTACGGGATGTCGGACCGCGGCGTGATCAGTGTGGGCAAGAAGGCCGACGTCAACGTCATCGATCTGGACGCCCTGACCCTGCACGCGCCGAGGATGGCGTATGACCTTCCCGCCGGTGGAAAGCGGTTGGTGCAGGGCGCAAGTGGTTACGACGCGACCATCGTCAGCGGCGCGGTGACCCGCCGTCACGGTGTCGACACCGGGGCCCGCCCGGGCCGTCTGGTGCGTGGGACCCGCTGA
- a CDS encoding aromatic ring-hydroxylating oxygenase subunit alpha yields MTLGSTHTDNPRMDAIGDPPARPTMVPAERYYSPAFARLEVERMWPRVWQVACTVDHVADAGDYFEYRCGPYSVLIIRGDDGELRAFQNACRHRGNALCTGAGSSLRELKCGYHGWTWDLAGALKRIPNRKGFGAVHMSEFPLAPVQVDTWERLVFVNLDPGAMPLAEYLEAVPGDIAWCGLGDFRCYATMTIDVDANWKTIADGYSETYHVQTLHPELHRCMDDVYAPQTIWGHTGKSESLYGVPSPKLAGSLSDEEVWDAYVYTQGPLMGVGEGTPFPHERQAPDQSVADVIASQIKEFAAGRGVDIGWASTDQVMRLHQYNIFPNLTFLTSADHLTVMTSLPGPDPDRGQLVITLMTRMPAQAPRIRPTDVRMSAEEAHPGVVMSQDIAVLTGLQRGVHQPGFTHLVLSAEERRIINMHRNLERYLDLPESDRITEAEDGG; encoded by the coding sequence ATGACCCTGGGCTCCACGCACACCGACAACCCCCGAATGGATGCGATCGGGGATCCACCGGCGCGTCCCACCATGGTGCCGGCCGAGCGCTACTACTCCCCCGCGTTCGCCCGACTCGAGGTGGAGCGCATGTGGCCCCGGGTGTGGCAGGTCGCATGCACGGTCGATCATGTCGCCGACGCCGGCGACTACTTCGAATACCGTTGCGGCCCCTATTCGGTGCTGATCATCCGTGGGGACGACGGCGAGTTGCGCGCCTTTCAGAATGCCTGCCGCCACCGCGGCAACGCATTGTGCACCGGCGCCGGCTCCTCGCTGCGGGAGTTGAAATGCGGCTACCACGGCTGGACGTGGGATCTGGCCGGCGCGCTCAAACGCATCCCGAACCGCAAAGGGTTCGGCGCGGTGCACATGTCCGAGTTTCCGCTGGCACCGGTGCAGGTCGACACCTGGGAGCGACTGGTCTTCGTCAACCTCGACCCTGGGGCGATGCCGCTGGCCGAATACCTGGAGGCGGTCCCCGGCGATATCGCCTGGTGCGGTCTCGGCGACTTCCGTTGCTACGCCACGATGACCATCGACGTCGACGCCAACTGGAAGACCATCGCCGACGGCTACAGCGAGACCTATCACGTCCAGACCCTGCATCCCGAGCTGCACCGGTGCATGGACGATGTGTATGCACCGCAAACCATCTGGGGCCACACGGGCAAATCCGAATCGCTCTACGGAGTGCCGAGCCCCAAGCTCGCGGGGTCGCTGAGCGACGAAGAGGTGTGGGATGCCTACGTGTACACGCAGGGACCGCTGATGGGCGTCGGCGAAGGAACCCCGTTTCCTCACGAACGGCAGGCCCCCGACCAGTCCGTGGCCGACGTGATCGCGTCGCAGATCAAGGAATTCGCCGCCGGACGCGGTGTCGACATCGGCTGGGCCAGTACCGACCAGGTGATGCGGCTGCACCAGTACAACATCTTCCCCAACCTGACCTTTCTGACCAGCGCCGACCATCTGACGGTGATGACGTCGCTGCCCGGGCCCGATCCCGACCGGGGGCAACTGGTGATCACGCTGATGACCCGCATGCCGGCGCAGGCACCGCGGATCAGGCCGACCGATGTCCGGATGAGCGCCGAGGAGGCCCACCCCGGGGTGGTGATGAGCCAGGACATCGCCGTGCTCACCGGCCTGCAGCGGGGTGTGCACCAGCCGGGCTTCACGCATCTGGTGCTCTCGGCCGAGGAACGGCGAATCATCAATATGCACCGCAACCTGGAGCGCTACCTCGATCTTCCCGAGTCCGACCGCATCACCGAAGCAGAGGACGGCGGATGA
- a CDS encoding TetR/AcrR family transcriptional regulator, with the protein MSPKARPIDAEVILDAAACLIESDGVDAFSMRGLAERIGVAVTSIYWHVGGRDALFDSLVDRLVVEMTGLPMEGDTPVNRIAALARNQRSLLIRHQHLLAIAHERDRTPTLFLPVQQKLAAELAESGLTGARAALVLRAVEVHVVSSSVMLFSAVRGPRHQEEDPSLWTADWPDQALVAALQSPTDYDAVFEYGLEALLAPLVPV; encoded by the coding sequence ATGAGTCCGAAGGCCAGGCCCATCGATGCCGAGGTGATCCTCGACGCGGCTGCCTGCCTCATCGAATCCGATGGGGTGGATGCCTTCTCGATGCGCGGGCTGGCCGAGCGCATCGGCGTGGCCGTCACCTCGATCTACTGGCACGTGGGCGGCCGCGATGCGCTCTTCGACAGTCTGGTCGACCGCCTGGTCGTCGAGATGACCGGATTGCCCATGGAGGGCGACACACCCGTGAATCGGATTGCCGCACTTGCCCGCAACCAGCGCAGCCTGCTGATCCGCCACCAACATCTGCTGGCGATCGCCCACGAGCGGGATCGCACGCCGACGTTGTTCCTGCCGGTCCAGCAGAAGCTGGCGGCCGAACTGGCCGAGTCGGGTCTCACCGGGGCCCGCGCGGCACTGGTGCTGCGCGCGGTGGAGGTACACGTGGTCTCCTCGTCGGTGATGCTGTTCTCGGCCGTGCGTGGCCCCCGGCATCAGGAGGAAGACCCGTCCCTGTGGACCGCCGACTGGCCCGACCAGGCGCTCGTCGCCGCCCTGCAGTCCCCCACCGACTACGACGCGGTGTTCGAGTACGGCCTCGAAGCGCTCTTGGCGCCGCTGGTTCCGGTCTGA
- a CDS encoding sulfatase-like hydrolase/transferase has protein sequence MTTRPDIIILMTDEERAIPPYESDDVLTWRRRTLSGRRWFDEHGVSFTRHYTGSLACVPSRPTLFTGQYPDLHGVTQTDGIGKRYDDSRLRWLRTGEVPTLGNWFRAAGYDTHYEGKWHISHADLTDPATGQSLATNDDDGVVDPGAVQAYLDADPLGPYGFSGWVGPEPHGAALSNSGFRRDPLFADRIVAWLSDRYGRRRAGDVEAMRPFLLVASFVNPHDIVLFPAWARRNPLSPSAALDPPQVPAAPTAGEDLRTKPAAQAAFREAYYSGYGPAPAIGRTYRRKAQQYRDLYYRLHAEVDAPLDRVRRAVTEGGSENAVLVRTSDHGDLLGAHGGLHQKWFNLYDEATRVPFVIARIGDGATTARTISAPTSHVDLVPTLLGAAAVDVGATAAALASSFTEVHPLPGRDLMPVVDGAGADADRPIYLMTRDNVLEGDSGASGLARQLGLPVNPPAPLRIRVPAHVAANFEGLVVRVDAASGGAGHLWKLVRTFDDPGTWTEPGVRQLTNTGIGGETYRSELLDDQWELYDLTADPIEADNRWPDPDLDQLRHHLRGRLKEIRTSSVPERRQPWPYANRRPPAGRRHTMLRRVLERFRATATQSSSA, from the coding sequence ATGACCACCAGGCCGGACATCATCATCCTGATGACCGACGAGGAACGCGCGATTCCACCCTACGAATCCGATGATGTACTCACGTGGCGTCGGCGCACCCTGAGCGGCCGGCGCTGGTTCGATGAGCACGGGGTCAGCTTCACCAGGCACTACACGGGCTCACTGGCGTGCGTACCCAGCCGACCGACCCTGTTCACCGGCCAGTACCCGGACCTGCACGGCGTCACCCAGACCGACGGGATCGGCAAGCGCTACGACGATTCCCGGCTGCGATGGCTCCGCACCGGCGAGGTACCGACCCTGGGTAACTGGTTCCGCGCGGCCGGATACGACACGCATTACGAAGGAAAGTGGCACATTTCGCATGCCGATCTCACCGACCCGGCGACCGGGCAATCGCTGGCCACCAATGACGACGACGGTGTCGTCGATCCAGGAGCGGTGCAGGCATACCTGGATGCCGATCCACTGGGACCCTACGGCTTCTCCGGATGGGTCGGTCCTGAACCGCACGGAGCGGCCCTGTCCAACAGTGGCTTTCGGCGTGACCCGTTGTTCGCCGACCGAATCGTGGCCTGGCTGAGCGACCGATACGGGCGTCGCCGGGCCGGTGACGTCGAGGCGATGCGGCCCTTCCTGCTGGTGGCCAGCTTCGTCAATCCTCATGACATCGTGCTTTTCCCGGCCTGGGCACGGCGCAACCCGCTGTCCCCGTCGGCCGCGCTGGATCCCCCTCAGGTACCGGCGGCACCGACCGCCGGTGAGGACCTGCGCACCAAACCGGCCGCGCAGGCCGCCTTCCGCGAGGCCTATTACTCCGGCTACGGTCCGGCGCCGGCAATCGGACGGACCTACCGGCGCAAGGCGCAGCAGTACCGCGACCTCTACTACCGGCTGCACGCCGAGGTGGACGCGCCGCTCGACCGGGTACGCCGGGCAGTCACCGAGGGCGGCTCCGAAAACGCCGTGCTGGTGCGCACTTCCGACCACGGAGATCTGCTCGGGGCACACGGCGGTTTACACCAGAAGTGGTTCAACCTCTACGACGAAGCCACCCGGGTGCCGTTCGTCATCGCGCGGATCGGCGACGGCGCAACAACGGCGCGCACCATCTCGGCGCCCACCTCGCACGTCGATCTGGTGCCCACGCTGCTCGGCGCGGCCGCGGTTGACGTCGGTGCCACGGCCGCCGCGTTGGCCAGTTCGTTCACCGAGGTACATCCGCTGCCCGGACGCGACCTGATGCCCGTGGTGGACGGCGCCGGCGCCGATGCCGACAGGCCGATCTATCTGATGACCCGCGACAACGTCCTCGAAGGTGACAGCGGGGCGTCCGGGCTGGCGCGGCAGTTGGGTCTCCCGGTCAACCCGCCTGCGCCCCTGCGCATCAGGGTGCCCGCGCACGTCGCGGCCAACTTCGAGGGACTGGTGGTGCGGGTCGACGCAGCATCCGGCGGAGCTGGACATCTCTGGAAGCTGGTTCGGACCTTCGACGATCCGGGAACCTGGACCGAGCCGGGTGTGCGGCAGCTGACCAACACCGGTATCGGCGGTGAGACCTACCGCAGCGAACTGCTCGACGACCAGTGGGAGCTATACGATCTGACCGCCGACCCGATCGAGGCGGACAATCGTTGGCCCGACCCCGATTTGGACCAGCTACGTCACCATCTGCGCGGCCGGCTCAAGGAGATCCGGACCTCCTCGGTCCCCGAACGAAGGCAGCCGTGGCCGTACGCCAACCGCCGGCCTCCCGCCGGTCGGCGGCACACCATGCTGCGGCGTGTGCTGGAACGTTTCCGGGCTACGGCAACACAGTCTTCATCAGCATGA